In Lates calcarifer isolate ASB-BC8 linkage group LG15, TLL_Latcal_v3, whole genome shotgun sequence, one genomic interval encodes:
- the spag17 gene encoding sperm-associated antigen 17 isoform X3 gives MPPKAAKKGSAKKPSAAGAAVNKNWEAGLTGAQFEEDSWQACVSLVVGRSQEDEDLIQALALAVQQPQRKLFTLLTWDSTIAKIHDLGNPKAKKPDDVPMFYEVTEPAKVLLDAGEEIPCDLMAKILKFQLLQIKAIDQQRREAEQAEDEKAKAVPPSAKDKGGAKASDKKGKSPPSPVGPEKKTKLKRRDDVEPPKFIDDEPDDGPQHYILVLGFYQPHLIGVLDAIGVHIANVIKLCSERRQTYEVQQEQHTSKGSEQSQRKSPVLDGDSACMEQAAGARRLDLFWSGLRPVLDRAPLDSKLHYVAQLSCTVPDLLPSLHPQDPDAMLELGSRIFGGVASLIYDCLDWRRQHQHYLDNIKLISVPTVVGLDLQPAKVEPTPLPMTPRSKKKSAREEIPPDQETELPPLTADVDVRYYNNLLNLVPPEACSVPLILHCILEQVVISTEQSDSTQSHVAEIPKPDDGPWLDCQLVSYMLQSFLPLVHTEEEKSHMLDSLLTIVQNEEDKKRLAEKFGAEETQKKSKHPLVIRHHDERALRLRDISAVQGFDPAEVELSMMKLSPVWELIHSVAHPKKTNSCWMAVKQQLQHYCTDDVVSWPEVERLFHQSVFEAMPLTRLNQKGVLLNAAGPLEPGQQQTPTIMPWDNPLSYAKQQLHNLQTKGPTFLTEDPGNTEHFSERVCSYLDLSDVQSCRLRSLFDWHYAEHHDASIFPQVLQLASEEYRCLDTFRGNHNNVLYIFCHNPKSPHRQCKESWDAALHTDVKFRNYLEHVADNILDWTTEEESKREAMQLKNLTHAESPKDEQATESTEEEDTLEPVIRKDSLKAWKLEQERLKEEEMAKKSKKENTPKGKQPKEDTKSTDNKRSAASSGGGKKSRAETAGSSAKTPRETISTTVPPMEENRDLHQTEEDFNGFIGYSMDGKLIHVSGHLQYLFPSDGGHITVENVSYVQGSSLMKLAVKKDGHHFYTHINQVVIDPVKPPPQQHDKEISDKKEDCKDPVEMKRVKQGSLSAVLHNGIHLSYSFYGPTGEYIVSPQNAEEGVTEASTIAPKPLSSSTKGTDLDSVPSKIHTPSSQNRPQESQTKSCEGQPASPSSPFNSLNLSVPNGLLLQFLREDIQGVSSEEQGMLVRQSFPLHGGGDLPQLQDPSLSKEVSRIVTSQGTVIRYMRDMSTEVLFADGSVSFSQDCGPVWVPDSEVEQENTPQEAEDYKKEQSSEKEADAQRGCWLTTTPSGARICTVGTTHKHIPTTPLLAFKATDPITHVVMLSREDLVVSVQKPDGSLSVEHADGTRITSLYQDRPPDIGEQSESVTFKATYECVCGYTECVCVTRCADSITENRRTQDNCDIGEVNSTDSVGKACDKEDAFTKLSDCEHVCDERECAENTLYKNGEESVFADKTVAENGERSACESDKGSVSAKERVVLVEKEGCATVVMYPERHTAHVFLADGTVITGNNQGAYQVFPSSVGLLQIHSDGKCVYSSDLLVTPTPKGGTPITQPGSYTMSHRDTVACDITDPDGNHFQVMEDGQISVLSISPAPSTLKHDEEELEEEEDREVARLHVKHREHCPRLFLVQEDGSGTELLSSQTVEELLYQAYSDPTIAVLKEPLPDTQDEFGITILKPSHQNVWSQWKLGKQNPDITPPNLRNRSWHDFPSAEKKSPGPPFGTDMGRGLSLRERSGGSAVQHQPVRSCPKVLEMRELYQHRPFTMSLKNTIDARLKEYIESLMEREQRSEEIKVKDPRTEEENVHASDLLNLVLSFAEEEDADDTSEKRTSVDIGNLYSKGIGAQAEQSDASEDMATVGSDSFTNGKESKWTERLAQYRQEVCEEKSYRDALRRKNIVPYFHPENIALYQNLLQQRTPDMRSLSMELPPIPKSDSAETFLKDAPQEDTPRPLNPTPSQSASRAAGSDRTSEKRPTNPTPQSAGESSLRRPSGPYKSVQVDVTGKPRRNKVRLPTSILSSKPSSVPNQQFLSVEEPVRRKCRTISLTDPNVVVRGFQLLPSSADFGTLQEGTSSAITVVMKNVGVDTCRFHVKQPPPATGLRVIYNPGPVAAGLQVELQVQLFAICTAQAGEVEPKKYISQDIIIHTETDILYLPVTATILPERLYDIWLKDHTSAHKKKGSRVLELSPSLPVGQGVILKQPSTLPTSPATKNRTS, from the exons ATGCCACCAAAAGCAGCCAAAAAGGGCTCAGCTAAAAAGCCCAGCGCGGCTGGAGCCGCAGTCAACAAGAACTGGGAGGCTGGTCTCACCGGAGCACAGTTTGAGGAG GATTCATGGCAGGCCTGTGTGTCTTTGGTGGTTGGGAGAAGTCAAGAAGATGAGGATCTGATccaggctctggctctggccGTGCAGCAACCACAACGCAAACTTTTCACATTGTTGACCTGGGACAGCACCATTGCAAAG ATCCATGACCTGGGGAATCCCAAAGCAAAAAAACCTGATGATGTCCCAATGTTCTATGAG GTTACAGAGCCCGCTAAGGTGCTGCTGGATGCAGGAGAGGAGATCCCCTGTGACCTGATGGCCAAAATACTGAAGTTCCAGCTGCTTCAGATCAAAGCCATTGATCAGCAGAGGAGGGAAGCCGAGCAG GCTGAGGATGAGAAGGCAAAGGCTGTTCCTCCCTCTGCCAAGGACAAAGGAGGGGCCAAGGCCTCTGACAAAAAGGGAAAGAGTCCACCCTCACCTGTGGGACCAGAGAAGAAGACCAAGCTCAAGCGCAGGGATGATGTTGAGCCACCTAAGTTCATAG ATGATGAGCCAGATGACGGTCCTCAACACTACATCCTGGTGCTGGGCTTCTACCAGCCTCACCTTATTGGTGTCCTTGATGCAATAGGTGTACACATAGCTAATGTCATCAAATTGTGTTCAGAACGCAGACAAACTTATGAGGTGCAGCAGGAACAACACACCTCTAAGGGCAGTGAGCAGAGCCAGAGAAAATCTCCAGTTTTGGATGGAG ACTCAGCCTGTATGGAGCAGGCTGCAGGGGCCAGGAGGTTGGATCTGTTCTGGTCTGGTCTGAGACCAGTTTTGGACAGGGCACCGCTGGACTCCAAGCTCCATTATGTGGCTCAGCTCAGCTGCACTGTCCCAGATCTCTTACCTTCCCTCCACCCACAGGACCCTGATGCTATG CTGGAGTTGGGAAGCCGAATCTTTGGGGGTGTTGCCAGTCTCATCTATGACTGTCTGGACTGGCGCAGACAGCATCAGCACTACCTAGATAACATCAAACTCATCAGTGTACCCACTGTTGTTGGGTTGGATCTTCAGCCTGCAAAG GTTGAGCCGACCCCTCTCCCCATGACTCCACGCTCCAAGAAGAAGTCAGCGCGGGAGGAAATCCCACCAGACCAAG AGACTGAGCTGCCTCCTCTCACTGCAGATGTGGACGTGCGTTACTATAACAACCTACTGAACTTGGTTCCACCTGAAGCGTGCTCAGTGCCCCTTATCTTGCACTGTATACTGgagcag GTGGTGATTTCCACAGAGCAGTCTGACTCAACACAGTCCCACGTGGCTGAAATACCCAAACCTGATGATGGTCCCTGGTTAGACTGTCAGCTGGTCAGCTACATGCTGCAGAGCTTCTTGCCTCTTGTGcacacagaagaggagaaaagccACATGTTAGATAGCTTGCTGACTATAGTGCAGAATGAGGAAGACAAGAAG AGGTTAGCAGAGAAGTTTGGAGCAGAGGAGACTCAGAAGAAGTCGAAGCACCCCCTGGTTATCAGACACCATGATGAGAGGGCACTACGCTTGAGGGACATCAGT GCTGTTCAGGGTTTTGATCCAGCAGAGGTGGAGCTGTCCATGATGAAACTGTCTCCAGTGTGGGAGCTGATTCATTCTGTAGCTCATCCGAAAAAGACCAACTCATGCTGGATGgcagtgaaacagcagcttcaacaCTACTGCACAGATG ATGTTGTGTCATGGCCTGAGGTGGAGCGTCTGTTTCATCAAAGTGTATTTGAGGCTATGCCACTAACCAGGCTGAACCAAAAGGGTGTACTGCTGAATGCTGCAGGACCACTGGAGCCAGGACAGCAGCAGACACCCACAATAATGCCCTGGGACAACCCACTGTCCTATGCTAAACAGCAGCTTCATAACCTACAGACAAAAG GCCCAACATTTCTCACTGAGGACCCTGGTAACACAGAG caCTTCAGTGAGAGAGTGTGCAGCTATCTGGACCTATCTGACGTTCAGAGTTGTAGGCTGAGATCTCTATTTGACTGGCATTATGCTGAACACCACGATGCTTCCATCTTCCCACAA GTACTCCAGTTAGCCTCAGAAGAATACCGCTGCTTGGACACCTTCAGAGGAAACCATAACAATGTCCTTTACATTTTTTGCCACAATCCCAAGAGTCCCCATCGCCAGTGCAAGGAGTCCTGGGATGCAGCCCTTCACACTGATGTCAAGTTCAG GAATTATCTGGAGCATGTTGCAGATAACATTTTGGATTGGACAACAGAGGAGGAATCCAAGAGAGAGGCAATGCAACTAAAAAATCTCACTCATGCTGAGTCTCCAAAAG ATGAACAGGCTACAGAAtctacagaggaggaggacactTTGGAGCCAGTCATCAGGAAAGACTCCCTTAAA GCCTGGAAGTTGGAGCAAGAGAGGctaaaagaggaggagatggccAAGAAATCAAAGAAGGAGAATACACCAAAAGGCAAGCAGCCGAAGGAGGACACTAAGTCGACAGACAACAAGAGAAGTGCAGCTTCGTCTGGTGGTGGCaagaagagcagagcagagacagcaggCAGCTCAGCCAAGACTCCCAGAGAGACCATTAGTACCACAGTGCCCCCTATGGAGGAAAACAGAGACCTGcatcagacagaggaggacttCAAT GGTTTCATAGGCTACAGCATGGACGGAAAATTGATCCATGTGTCAGGTCATCTCCAGTACCTTTTCCCTTCAGATGGAGGACACATCACCGTGGAGAATGTCAGCTATGTTCAAG GTTCCAGCCTAATGAAACTGGCTGTGAAGAAGGATGGACATCATTTCTACACACATATCAACCAAGTTGTTATTGATCCTGTGAAACCTCCACCTCAGCAGCATGACAAAGAAATCAGTGATAAAAAGGAAGATTGTAAAG ATCCTGTGGAGATGAAAAGAGTGAAGCAGGGCTCCCTGTCAGCAGTGCTACACAATGGAATCCACCTTTCATATAGTTTCTATGGTCCCACAGGAGAATACATAG TGAGTCCCCAGAATGCAGAGGAGGGAGTCACAGAGGCCTCCACCATTGCTCCCaaacctctctcctcctccaccaagGGAACAGACCTGGATTCAGTTCCCTCCAAGATACACACCCCATCCAGCCAGAACAGACCTCAAGAGTCCCAG ACTAAGTCGTGTGAAGGCCAGCCAGCATCCCCATCAAGTCCATTCAACAGTCTCAACCTGTCTGTTCCTAATGGCCTACTGCTGCAGTTTCTGAGAGAGGATATTCAAG GAGTGTCCTCAGAGGAGCAGGGTATGTTAGTGAGACAGAGCTTTCCTCTTCATGGTGGGGGAGACCTGCCACAGCTTCAGGACCCCTCCCTCTCCAAAGAAGTGTCCCGCATTGTCACCAGCCAGGGAACTGTGATCCGTTATATGAGAGACATGTCCACAGAg GTGCTGTTTGCAGATGGCTCAGTCAGTTTCAGCCAGGATTGTGGTCCGGTGTGGGTGCCTGACTCTGAGGTTGAGCAGGAAAACACTCCCCAGGAAGCTGAGGACTACAAGAAAG aaCAGAGCTCAGAGAAGGAGGCTGATGCTCAGAGAGGGTGTTGGTTAACTACGACTCCCTCTGGAGCTCGCATCTGCACTGTGGggaccacacacaaacacatacccACCACCCCTCTTCTTGCCTTCAAGGCTACAGACCCCATCACCCATGTG GTGATGCTGAGCCGGGAGGATCTGGTGGTTTCTGTCCAGAAGCCAGATGGATCTCTAAGTGTGGAACATGCAGATGGAACCAGGATCACCAGTCTCTATCAAGATAGGCCACCAGACATAG GGGagcagtctgagagtgtgacTTTTAAAGCCACTTATGAATGTGTATGTGGCTAcactgagtgtgtatgtgtcacaCGCTGCGCTGACAGCATCACTGAGAACAGGCGCACCCAGGATAATTGTGACATTGGAGAAGTGAATAGCACAGACAGTGTGGGGAAAGCATGTGACAAGGAGGATGCATTTACAAAGCTGAGTGACTGTGAGCATGTGTGCGATGAAAGGGAGTGTGCTGAAAATACACTGTATAAGAACGGAGAGGAGAGTGTGTTTGCAGACAAGACTGTGGCTGAGAATGGTGAGAGGAGTGCATGTGAAAGTGATAAGGGGAGTGTGTCAGCCAAAGAGCGGGTGGTGTTGGTGGAGAAGGAGGGCTGCGCCACAGTGGTGATGTATCCAGAGCGACATACAGCTCATGTCTTTTTGGCTGATGGAACTGTCATCACTGGGAACAACCAAGGAGCCTATCAG GTGTTCCCATCCAGTGTGGGGCTTCTGCAGATCCATAGTGATGGGAAGTGTGTATACTCGTCTGACCTACTTGTGACCCCCACTCCAAAGGGTGGCACTCCCATAACTCAACCAGGAAGCTACACCATGAGTCATAGAGACACAGTGGCCTGTGACATTACAGACCCCGATGGAAACCACTTCCAG GTGATGGAGGATGGGCAGATATCAGTGCTGAGCATCAGTCCTGCTCCAAGCACACTGAAACATGATGAGGAAGAgctagaggaggaggaggacagagaagtGGCCAGGCTTcatgtaaaacacagagaacattgTCCCAG GCTGTTTCTGGTACAGGAAGATGGCTCAGGTACTGAACTGCTGAGTTCTCAAACTGTAGAGGAGCTGCTCTACCAGGCGTACTCTGACCCTACCATAGCAGTGCTGAAGGAACCACTGCCAGACACACAAG ATGAATTTGGCATTACCATCCTAAAGCCCAGTCACCAGAATGTGTGGTCCCAGTGGAAGCTAGGGAAACAGAACCCTGACATAACCCCTCCCAACCTCAGAAACCGCAGCTGGCATGATTTCCCTAGTGCAGAG AAGAAGAGCCCAGGTCCTCCATTTGGTACTGACATGGGGCGAGGTCTGTCTCTGAGGGAGAGGTCTGGTGGTTCTGCAGTACAGCACCAACCTGTCAGGAGCTGCCCTAAAGTCCTGGAGATGAGGGAACTGTACCAGCACAGACCATTCACCATGTCCCTCAAAAATACTATAGATGCACGACTGAAG GAATACATAGAGAGTCTGATGGAGAGGGAGCAGCGATCGGAGGAGATAAAGGTCAAAGACCCTCGCACTGAGGAAGAGAATGTCCATGCCAGTGATCTGCTCAACCTGGTCCTg TCTTTCGCAGAGGAAGAAGATGCAGATGACACCTCTGAAAAGAGGACTTCAG TAGACATAGGCAATCTTTACAGCAAAGGTATTGGAGCCCAAGCTGAGCAGTCAGATGCTTCAGAAGACATGGCCACAGTGGGTAGTGACAG TTTTACCAATGGAAAGGAGTCAAAATGGACTGAAAGACTTGCACAATACAg ACAGGAGGTCTGTGAGGAGAAGAGTTATAGAGATGCTCTGAGAAGAAAGAACATTGTTCCTTATTTCCACCCAGAAAATATTGCATTATACCAG aatCTGCTACAGCAGCGAACACCAGACATGAGGAGTCTATCCATGGAACTCCCTCCGATCCCCAAATCAGACAGTGCTGAGACCTTCCTGAAAGATGCCCCACAAGAGGACA cCCCACGGCCTTTAAACCCAACACCCTCCCAGTCAGCAAG TCGTGCAGCAGGAAGTGACAGGACATCTGAGAAGAGACCCACTAACCCAACACCTCAGTCTGCTG GTGAAAGCAGTCTTAGGCGTCCATCAGGTCCATATAAGTCAGTCCAGGTGGATGTGACCGGAAAGCCCAGGAGGAATAAAGTCAGACTACCGACCTCCATCCTCAGCTCTAAACCAAGCAGTGTACCAAATCAGCAG TTCCTATCGGTGGAAGAGCCAGTGAGGAGGAAGTGTCGAACGATTTCTCTGACTGATCCAAATGTTGTGGTGAGGGGGTTCCAGCTCCTCCCATCCAGTGCTGACTTTGGTACCCTGCAGGAGGGCACCTCCTCAGCCATTACTGTGGTGATGAAGAATGTGGGTGTTGACACCTGCAG GTTCCATGTGAAACAGCCTCCTCCTGCTACAGGCCTCCGGGTCATCTACAATCCTGGGCCT GTGGCTGCTGGTTTGCAGGTAGAGCTGCAGGTTCAGCTGTTTGCCATATGTACAGCTCAAGCAGGAGAGGTAGAGCCAAAAAAATACATCTCCCAGGATATTATCATCCACACCGAGACAGACATCCTCTACCTGCCCGTCACTGCTA CCATCCTCCCTGAGAGGTTATACGACATTTGGCTTAAAGACCACACCAGTGCACACAAAAAGAAAGGCTCCAGAGTACTTGAACTGTCCCCCAGCCTACCAGTTGGCCAAGGAGTCATACTCAAACAACCCAGCACCCTGCCGACCAGTCCTGCAACAAAAAACAG gacATCCTAG